The Alphaproteobacteria bacterium genome contains a region encoding:
- a CDS encoding phosphate acetyltransferase — MTPIAEKISDITALSAAGPAPTTTSKYDRLIARAKQVPPVRTIVAHPCDETSLRGSVEAAEAGIITPVFVGPATKISDVARAARINIDRFEIVDAPHSDASAARAVELIHESKGEVLMKGSLHTDELMRAVASSKTGLRTARRISHVFVMDVPTYSETLFITDAAINIFPDLDAKRDIIQNAIDLWTQVGLGAPRVAILSAVETVTSKIPSTIEAAALCKMADRGQITGGILDGPLAFDNAIDPEAARIKGIKSEVAGRAQILIVPDLEAGNMLAKNLSFMAKADSAGIVLGARVPIVLTSRADSVRSRMASCAVAVLYADARRNSTALPKA, encoded by the coding sequence ATGACTCCAATAGCCGAAAAGATCAGCGACATCACTGCACTGTCGGCCGCAGGCCCGGCTCCAACAACAACCTCGAAGTACGACCGGCTCATCGCCAGAGCCAAACAGGTGCCTCCTGTTAGGACGATTGTCGCGCACCCGTGCGATGAGACCTCGCTGCGGGGATCGGTCGAGGCGGCGGAAGCGGGCATCATCACACCCGTTTTCGTTGGACCGGCGACCAAGATATCCGACGTCGCGCGCGCGGCCCGGATCAATATCGACCGATTCGAAATCGTGGACGCGCCGCATAGCGATGCATCCGCCGCCAGGGCGGTCGAGCTCATCCATGAATCGAAGGGCGAGGTGTTGATGAAGGGCAGCCTTCACACCGACGAGCTGATGCGCGCAGTGGCCTCATCGAAAACCGGTTTGCGTACGGCACGCCGGATCAGCCACGTCTTCGTCATGGATGTCCCGACCTATTCCGAGACGCTGTTCATTACCGACGCGGCGATCAACATCTTCCCCGATCTCGACGCCAAGCGCGACATTATTCAGAACGCGATTGATCTGTGGACGCAGGTCGGACTTGGCGCGCCGCGCGTCGCCATCCTGTCGGCGGTCGAGACCGTCACCTCGAAGATCCCCTCGACGATCGAAGCGGCTGCGCTGTGCAAGATGGCCGATCGCGGCCAGATCACCGGCGGAATCCTCGATGGCCCGCTCGCCTTCGACAACGCGATCGACCCCGAGGCCGCAAGAATCAAGGGCATCAAGTCCGAGGTGGCGGGCCGCGCGCAGATTTTGATCGTGCCCGACCTCGAAGCCGGCAACATGCTGGCCAAGAACCTGTCGTTCATGGCGAAAGCGGACTCGGCCGGCATCGTCCTCGGTGCGCGGGTGCCGATCGTGCTGACCTCGCGCGCCGACTCCGTTCGTTCGCGCATGGCGTCCTGTGCGGTTGCCGTTCTCTACGCGGATGCACGCCGCAACAGCACCGCGCTGCCAAAGGCTTGA
- a CDS encoding (5-formylfuran-3-yl)methyl phosphate synthase: MTLMLASVTGPQEAEVALAHGADIIDLKDTSKGAFGAVPPETVRATVAAVKGRQPVSAVSGEVPMEPNALLAAASAMADAGADYVKVGLFPGARRPDCVRALSAVARRTKLVGVLFADADADQALIPVMAESGFAAVMLDTARKGSGGLLAHKSIPELGDFIDTARAKGLLAGLAGSLEAPDVPRLLLLAPDILGFRGALCADGDRTGSLDTAAIDEIRGLIPIDVRRMTRDKSAPAKIDYRLLAARGYSVDPHRDDNTDRVFVHDFVLPVRIGTYARERDKPQNVRLNVDVKVRHASHAPEDMRDVFSYDVITDSIRMIVAQEHIALVEMLAERIAAVVLTHPRVASATVRVEKLDVGPGAVGVEIVRERPAEAAKVHHLFPVAAAESDPKAT; this comes from the coding sequence ATGACCCTGATGCTCGCGAGCGTCACCGGGCCGCAGGAGGCCGAGGTCGCGCTCGCGCATGGCGCTGACATCATCGACCTGAAGGACACGTCGAAAGGCGCGTTCGGCGCCGTCCCGCCCGAGACTGTGCGCGCCACGGTTGCGGCCGTGAAGGGACGCCAGCCGGTCAGTGCGGTGAGCGGCGAGGTGCCGATGGAGCCCAACGCGCTGCTCGCCGCCGCGAGCGCGATGGCGGACGCGGGTGCCGACTATGTCAAGGTCGGACTGTTTCCCGGCGCACGCCGGCCGGACTGCGTCCGCGCGCTGTCGGCGGTCGCGCGCCGCACGAAGCTTGTCGGCGTGTTGTTCGCCGATGCGGATGCCGACCAGGCGCTGATCCCCGTGATGGCCGAGAGCGGATTTGCCGCCGTGATGCTGGACACGGCGCGCAAGGGGAGTGGCGGGCTGCTCGCTCACAAGAGCATTCCCGAGCTCGGGGACTTCATCGACACCGCGCGCGCCAAAGGCCTGCTGGCGGGGCTCGCCGGGTCGCTTGAGGCTCCGGATGTGCCGCGCCTTTTGCTGCTCGCGCCCGACATCCTCGGCTTTCGTGGCGCGCTATGCGCCGATGGCGATCGGACGGGCTCGCTCGATACGGCCGCGATCGACGAGATCCGCGGCCTCATTCCGATCGATGTGCGCCGCATGACGCGCGACAAATCCGCGCCGGCGAAAATCGATTACCGGCTGCTCGCGGCGCGCGGCTATTCGGTCGATCCGCACCGGGACGACAATACCGACCGGGTGTTCGTGCACGACTTCGTGCTGCCCGTGCGCATCGGCACCTACGCGCGTGAGCGCGACAAGCCGCAGAACGTGCGTTTGAACGTCGACGTCAAGGTTCGGCACGCAAGCCATGCACCCGAGGATATGCGCGATGTGTTCTCCTACGACGTCATCACCGACTCGATCCGCATGATCGTAGCGCAAGAGCACATCGCGCTGGTCGAGATGCTTGCCGAACGGATTGCCGCTGTCGTGCTGACGCATCCCCGCGTCGCGAGCGCGACGGTGCGCGTCGAGAAACTCGACGTCGGTCCCGGCGCGGTCGGCGTCGAGATCGTGCGCGAACGCCCGGCCGAGGCCGCCAAGGTGCATCACCTGTTTCCGGTCGCGGCGGCGGAGAGCGACCCGAAGGCGACGTGA
- a CDS encoding formate/nitrite transporter family protein, protein MDQRTPRSESRQPPQLVMFDAVMPATMAARAEESGIKRAELDPLTLLVLAVLGGAFVAFGAVFATTVTAGSAAITSADGGVLSAGLPYGIVRLLTGLAFCLGLVLVVVGGAELFTGNVLIVMAWASHKVTTRAVLQNWTLAFIGNFVGAMATAALVFFSTQYTFGGGSVGLVALNTAHAKTSLAFFPALTLGILCNTLVCLAVWMCYGARTTIDRVVTVVPPIAGFAAAGFEHSIANIYFIPLGLFIKAGAPDSFWTSIGKTAADYPNLTWWNFAANLVPVTIGNIIGGAVLVAAVYWFIYLRQRPTAR, encoded by the coding sequence ATGGATCAGCGGACACCACGCTCGGAGTCCCGACAGCCGCCTCAGCTGGTGATGTTCGACGCCGTCATGCCGGCGACGATGGCCGCGCGCGCCGAGGAGAGCGGCATCAAGCGCGCAGAACTCGATCCGCTGACTCTGCTAGTGCTCGCCGTGCTCGGTGGGGCGTTCGTGGCCTTTGGCGCCGTGTTTGCAACGACGGTCACCGCGGGCAGCGCGGCCATCACGTCTGCGGATGGAGGCGTATTGTCCGCCGGGCTTCCCTACGGAATCGTGCGGCTGCTCACCGGACTCGCCTTCTGCCTCGGGCTTGTTCTCGTCGTGGTGGGCGGAGCCGAGCTGTTCACCGGCAACGTCCTCATCGTGATGGCATGGGCGAGCCACAAGGTCACGACTCGCGCGGTGCTGCAGAACTGGACGCTGGCATTCATCGGCAACTTCGTGGGCGCCATGGCAACGGCGGCGCTGGTGTTCTTTTCAACGCAATATACCTTCGGCGGCGGTTCGGTCGGATTGGTGGCGCTGAATACCGCGCACGCGAAAACCTCGCTCGCGTTCTTTCCCGCGCTGACGCTTGGGATTCTCTGCAACACGCTCGTCTGCCTGGCGGTCTGGATGTGCTACGGCGCACGCACCACGATCGACCGGGTGGTCACAGTCGTTCCGCCGATTGCGGGCTTTGCCGCGGCCGGTTTCGAACACTCGATCGCCAACATCTATTTCATTCCGCTCGGGCTCTTCATAAAGGCCGGCGCCCCGGATTCGTTCTGGACTTCGATCGGCAAGACCGCTGCGGATTATCCAAACCTCACGTGGTGGAATTTCGCCGCAAATCTCGTGCCGGTCACGATCGGCAATATTATCGGCGGCGCGGTTCTGGTCGCGGCGGTCTACTGGTTCATATACCTGCGCCAGCGGCCAACGGCGCGTTGA
- a CDS encoding DUF6513 domain-containing protein, with amino-acid sequence MAERILFLTGHLAHARLEKVLRETNLGFTWKIEDIGVKVAALMTEAIIARRLPRPVDADRVVVPGRCRADLGRLSAEFGVPFERGPDELKDLPAYFGKRGRGLDLTRHDMRIFAEIVDASALSVEAIVARATAMREAGADVIDLGCLPDTPFPHLEDSVRELKARGFKVSVDSANADELRRGGKAGADFLLSLTEQTLDIAADTDAVPVLIPATHGDMASLLRAAEAAECRGIKGILDPVIDPIHFGLMASLSRYAELRARLPEAEILMGTGNLTELTDADSSGVTAMLLGICSELFIRNLLVVQVTPHTRRTIQEHDAARRIMFAAREDGSLPQDYGNALLQVHDKKPFPNSPQEIAEIAAQVTDANFRIETAEDGIHIYSRAGHHVGQDALALFDKLGVERDGAHAFYLGAELMKAEITWRLGKRYAQDEPLDWGSAADHPIEDRTRLKAAGHTLRAKAGS; translated from the coding sequence ATGGCTGAGCGCATCCTGTTCCTCACCGGCCATCTCGCGCATGCGCGGCTGGAAAAGGTGCTGCGCGAGACAAATCTCGGCTTTACCTGGAAAATCGAGGACATCGGGGTCAAGGTCGCAGCGCTGATGACCGAAGCGATCATCGCGCGCCGGCTGCCGCGCCCGGTCGACGCAGACCGCGTGGTCGTGCCGGGGCGCTGCCGCGCGGACCTCGGGCGGCTGAGCGCGGAGTTCGGGGTGCCGTTCGAGCGTGGCCCGGACGAACTGAAGGACCTGCCTGCCTATTTCGGCAAGCGCGGGCGCGGGCTCGACCTGACGCGCCACGACATGCGCATCTTCGCGGAGATCGTCGACGCTTCGGCATTGAGCGTGGAGGCGATTGTCGCGCGCGCCACCGCCATGCGCGAGGCTGGGGCCGACGTGATCGATCTCGGCTGCCTGCCCGATACACCGTTTCCGCATCTGGAAGACAGCGTTCGCGAACTGAAAGCGCGCGGCTTCAAGGTCAGCGTCGATTCGGCGAACGCCGACGAGCTGCGTCGCGGCGGAAAGGCCGGCGCGGACTTCCTGCTCAGCCTCACCGAGCAGACGCTCGACATCGCGGCGGATACTGACGCCGTACCGGTGTTGATCCCGGCCACCCATGGCGACATGGCCTCCCTCCTGCGCGCCGCCGAGGCGGCCGAGTGCCGTGGCATCAAGGGGATCCTCGACCCGGTGATCGATCCGATCCACTTCGGCCTCATGGCGTCGCTCTCGCGCTATGCGGAGTTGCGCGCGCGACTGCCGGAGGCCGAGATCCTGATGGGCACGGGCAACCTGACCGAGCTCACCGATGCGGATTCGAGCGGGGTCACCGCGATGCTGCTTGGCATCTGCTCCGAACTTTTCATCCGCAATCTCCTTGTCGTGCAAGTGACCCCGCATACGCGCCGCACCATCCAGGAGCACGACGCCGCACGGCGCATCATGTTCGCGGCGCGCGAGGACGGAAGCCTGCCGCAGGACTACGGCAACGCATTGCTGCAGGTCCACGACAAGAAGCCGTTTCCCAACAGCCCGCAGGAGATTGCCGAGATCGCCGCGCAGGTCACCGACGCCAATTTTCGCATCGAAACCGCCGAGGACGGGATCCATATCTACAGCCGCGCCGGTCATCATGTCGGGCAGGACGCGCTGGCGTTGTTCGACAAGCTGGGCGTCGAGCGCGACGGCGCGCATGCGTTCTATCTCGGGGCCGAGCTCATGAAGGCCGAGATCACCTGGCGCCTCGGCAAGCGCTATGCGCAGGATGAGCCGCTCGACTGGGGCAGCGCCGCCGACCATCCGATCGAGGATCGCACGCGGCTGAAGGCGGCCGGGCATACGCTGCGCGCCAAGGCCGGAAGCTGA
- a CDS encoding flavoprotein, translated as MAKVRTPRWGWALTGSGHFFKECLGMIAALDDIDLFVSKAAAEVVRMYRQELKLPKSARLFEDKTASAVPVGAFYYGTYHTLVVGPATSNTVAKCVFGISDTLVTNVFAQAGKCRVPAIVFACDTAPELDTEAPKGMVKVYPRRIDLENTERLKSFADTRVVETLEQLRAALAQRAEELAAHG; from the coding sequence ATGGCCAAGGTCAGGACGCCGCGCTGGGGCTGGGCGCTCACTGGGTCGGGGCACTTCTTCAAGGAATGCCTCGGCATGATCGCCGCGCTCGACGATATCGACCTGTTCGTCAGCAAGGCGGCGGCCGAGGTCGTGCGCATGTACCGGCAGGAGCTGAAGCTGCCGAAGTCCGCACGCCTTTTCGAAGACAAGACCGCGAGCGCGGTGCCGGTCGGTGCATTTTACTACGGCACCTATCATACGCTGGTGGTCGGTCCCGCGACCTCTAACACAGTCGCCAAATGCGTGTTCGGCATTTCCGATACGCTGGTGACCAACGTGTTCGCGCAAGCCGGGAAATGCCGTGTGCCGGCGATCGTATTTGCATGCGATACAGCCCCCGAGCTCGACACCGAGGCGCCGAAGGGGATGGTGAAGGTCTATCCGCGCCGCATCGATCTGGAGAATACCGAGCGGCTGAAGTCCTTCGCCGACACGCGGGTGGTCGAGACGCTGGAGCAGCTGCGCGCCGCGCTGGCGCAGCGCGCAGAAGAACTTGCCGCCCATGGCTGA
- a CDS encoding acetate kinase, whose amino-acid sequence MGPILVVNAGSSSVKFQLFAADATGPRRLLKGQVDGIGTKPRLRAEAADKQKLIDQTYSPEQMKDVPAALQTAGAWLRETQKLEPAAIGHRVVHGGPEYDQPIRIDQEVLSRLERYAPLAPLHQPNNLAPIRVLLERMPEVPQVACFDTAFHRTHDALADHYAIPQRFYAEGVRRYGFHGLSYEYVASRLPDVAPAIAGGRVIVAHLGSGASMCALLRGRSVESTMGFTALDGLPMGTRPGQIDPGVVLYLIDQKKMTVAEVQRLLYNECGLKGLSGVSNDVRELEASSDPKASFALEYFVYRVGLWTGTLAAALGGLDAFVFTAGIGENSPSMRARIAGKLGWLGCELDADANKQSASLISAPMSRVPIYVVPTDEELMIARHTLAVLSKSPRKPERTAAA is encoded by the coding sequence ATGGGTCCGATCCTGGTCGTCAACGCCGGCTCCTCGAGCGTCAAGTTTCAGCTGTTTGCGGCCGACGCGACGGGGCCGCGGCGTCTGCTCAAGGGCCAGGTGGACGGCATTGGCACCAAGCCGCGTCTGCGCGCCGAGGCAGCGGACAAGCAGAAGCTGATCGACCAAACCTACTCTCCGGAGCAGATGAAGGACGTCCCGGCGGCACTGCAGACCGCCGGCGCGTGGCTGCGCGAAACGCAGAAGCTCGAGCCGGCCGCGATCGGCCACCGCGTGGTGCATGGCGGACCGGAGTACGATCAGCCGATCCGGATCGACCAGGAGGTTCTCTCGCGGCTCGAACGCTACGCGCCGCTCGCCCCGCTGCATCAGCCGAACAATCTCGCGCCGATCCGGGTGCTGCTCGAGCGCATGCCCGAAGTTCCGCAGGTCGCGTGCTTCGATACCGCCTTTCACCGCACCCACGATGCGCTGGCCGATCATTACGCGATTCCCCAGCGGTTTTACGCGGAAGGTGTCCGGCGCTACGGGTTTCACGGCCTGTCCTACGAATACGTCGCAAGCCGTCTCCCGGACGTAGCGCCCGCTATCGCGGGCGGCCGGGTCATCGTGGCCCACCTCGGCAGCGGCGCCTCCATGTGTGCGCTGTTACGGGGCCGCAGCGTCGAATCCACCATGGGTTTCACCGCGCTCGACGGGCTGCCGATGGGAACGCGGCCGGGGCAGATCGATCCTGGTGTCGTGCTTTATCTGATCGACCAGAAGAAGATGACCGTCGCTGAGGTTCAGCGGCTGCTCTATAACGAATGCGGGTTGAAGGGCCTGTCCGGCGTCAGCAACGACGTGCGCGAACTCGAAGCAAGTTCTGATCCGAAGGCAAGCTTCGCGCTGGAATACTTCGTGTATCGCGTCGGACTATGGACGGGGACGCTTGCGGCTGCGCTCGGTGGGCTCGATGCGTTCGTCTTCACAGCCGGGATTGGCGAGAACTCCCCGAGCATGCGGGCCCGGATTGCGGGGAAGCTCGGTTGGCTCGGTTGTGAACTCGACGCGGACGCCAACAAGCAAAGCGCATCGTTGATATCGGCTCCCATGAGCCGCGTCCCGATCTACGTCGTGCCCACTGACGAAGAGCTGATGATCGCGCGGCACACGCTCGCCGTCCTTTCGAAGTCTCCGCGGAAACCCGAGAGGACCGCGGCAGCCTAG
- a CDS encoding DUF447 domain-containing protein codes for MPMIRETIVTTVNAAGAVHIAPLGLIADGEDWIIAPFRPSTTLDNLRAVPFAVANYTDDVRVFAGCLTGRTNWPTMASGTVPVPRLAGALAHAELSVRRVTDDDQRPRFHCGVVQLAQHAPFRGFNRAQAAVVEAAILTSRLHMLPHEKIDSELAYLEIAVSKTAGPIEQEAWGWLMEKIRAYRAPAQE; via the coding sequence ATGCCGATGATCCGCGAGACGATCGTCACGACGGTGAACGCCGCGGGCGCCGTGCACATCGCGCCGCTCGGCCTCATAGCGGACGGCGAAGACTGGATCATCGCGCCGTTCCGCCCGTCGACCACGCTCGACAACCTGCGTGCGGTCCCATTCGCGGTCGCGAATTACACCGACGATGTGCGCGTCTTCGCAGGTTGTCTCACCGGGCGAACGAACTGGCCGACGATGGCGTCGGGCACCGTGCCGGTGCCGCGGCTCGCCGGTGCACTCGCGCATGCGGAGCTGTCGGTGAGGCGCGTAACCGACGACGACCAGCGCCCGCGCTTTCATTGTGGCGTCGTGCAATTGGCGCAGCACGCGCCGTTCCGCGGCTTCAACCGCGCGCAGGCCGCGGTCGTTGAGGCGGCGATCCTGACGAGCCGCCTGCACATGCTGCCGCACGAGAAGATCGACAGCGAGCTTGCTTATCTGGAGATCGCCGTCAGCAAGACGGCCGGGCCGATCGAGCAGGAGGCGTGGGGCTGGCTGATGGAGAAGATTCGCGCTTACCGCGCGCCAGCGCAGGAATGA